Part of the Paenibacillus kyungheensis genome, AGCAATTACGCAACGCTGGAGCGGTTATTTTAGGCAAAACTAATCTAACTGAAATGGCGAACTTTATGGCTTTTAATATGCAAAATGGATATAGTGCTCGCGGAGGGCAGACCCTTAACCCGTATGGCCCCGGACGATTAGATGTAGGCGGTTCAAGCGCAGGCTCGGGAGCGGCTGTAGCAGCCAATCTATGTGCAGTCGCTGTAGGCACAGAGACATCAGGTTCGATTCTGAATCCGTCAGGTAAAAACAGTCTGGTAGGTATCAAGCCTACACTGGGATTAATTAGCCGCACAGGAATTGTACCGATTACGTATACGCAAGATACAGCCGGGCCGATGGCAAGAAATGTAGAAGATGCAGCCATTTTGTTAAGTGCACTAACAGGCAAAGATGAACAAGATGTATCGACACAAATTTCACCAACACCTGCGCTTGATTATACCGATTATCTTGATCCAGAAGGACTACGTGGAGCAAGAATAGGAATTAACCGGGCATTTGAACAGCAATGTAGTGACGAAGAAAAGTCAATTATCGAAGCGTCGATAGAAGCGATGTATCATGCTGGAGCAGTGATTATAGAACATACCGATCTTCCAGAAATTGTATCAGAAGACATGACAGTATTATTATACGAATTCAAGTCTGCTCTGAATAGTTATCTATCCACGTTAGGAGCACATTCCAGAATTCGTACACTGCAAGATATGATTGATTATAATCATCTTCATCATCAAGACGCTCTTAAATATGGGCAGGAGATTTTAATCAAAGCCCAGTATGAAACATCAGGTACATTAACAGAAGGCAAATATATTCAAGCACGTCTTAACAACTGGCGCCAGGCGCGTGAAGAAGGAATCGACCGTCTGCTTCAAGAGCATCAGTTGGATGCCATCTTTACGCCATCCTGGCATACCGATGCACCAGCAGTAGGTGGTTATCCAGCGATTATTGTACCGGCAGGATATCGTAGAGACGGTATGCCTTTCGGAATCAGCTTTATGAGTACAGCGTACAAAGAACCTGACTTGATCCGAATCGCTTATGCTTTTGAAAAAACAGTGCCTGCACGCAGAAGTCCGATGTTATAAGCTGTTCATATAGGAGAAAAAAAGCAGTAATTCTGATCTCAGAGTTACTGCTTTTTTACGTGATTATTTATGCAAAAAAATAACTAAAAAATTTAGTAAATTAACTGTAAACTTTTTGCTGAATTTTGACGAAATAGTAAAATAGAACTATTTCACTAATGAGAATTCAACATATCGAAGGAGGCGCTTATGAACAGCGTATTAACACAAAATGACAAAACAAAAGCAACACCTTATGAAAGATTAGCTTCTAAGCTTTTGCTATATACATTGGCTATCATTTTAACCAGTTGTGTTCCTATTTATGGAGCAATGTATTTTCTTCATCTGGTTGATTTGTATGCATGGTTATATTTAATCGTTTGCGTATGTATTTTGGTACCAGCTGCTTTCTTTATTTTCAAAAAGACCAATCATTTATCTATAGGTAAATATCTATTAACACCATTATCATTTATCGCTTGTACGACAGTGATCTGGGTACTTCCTTCTCAAGCTTCATGGTCTGCTTTTCTAATCTATGTGACGCTTTCTGTCGTTTACTTGAATATGCGTGTAAGTATTGTAGCGACTATCTATGCTGTTGTTTTAGAAGCAGTGTTGCTACTATTTGATCCTATCGTTACAACGATCTCTGTATTGGATATTATTGTACTGGTGGTCGTAACGATCATGGTTGGATCTGCTGGTGTATCGATTTGTATTTTGGGTCAGAAAATGATGAGCAACTTGCATCAACAAAAAACGCAAATTGATAATTTACTTCAAGAAGTAGAACGTTCTGCACAAGAATTGACTGAGTTTGGTGGACAATTGCAACGTAATGCAGAAGATACCGATCGCATAGGTAAAGAATTAAATACAGGGTTTAATGAAATTGCTAAAGGTATTGATTCCCAAGCAAGTAGTATTGGCGAAATTAATACATCGATGCAAAATTCAGAAACATTTATTCGCAATATTGGTAATACTGCTAATCATATGACAGAGCTTGCTGAACGAACCGCTTCCTTAACACGTTCAGGCAATGAGCAGGTGATCCGTCTACGTGAAGGTGTGCATGAAGTAGGTCAGACGATTGATAACACACATGCTGCAATGGATACTTTACGTAATTATGCACAAGAAATTTCTTCCGTTTCTCAAGCTATCGAAAATATAGCTCGTCAAACTAATATGCTGTCATTTAACGCAGGAATCGAAGCTTCACGCGCTGGAGAACATGGTCGTGGCTTCGCTGTTATCGCTACTGAAATTCGTGATCTAGCTAGTGAAGCACAGCAATCGACCGTCTTGATTACCGATATTTTGCATCGTATTCATGATCAGACAGAAGTAGTATCCGGTCGTATTCAGCAAGGGAAAGAAGCGATTGATGTGATTCAGCTCTCTGCGGAACAGACAGAATCATCTTTTGGAGATATTATGACAGAAGCTAATACAGTATCAGATCGCTCGGTAGAAATTGGTGGTATGATCAAAGAATTGATCGAAGGTATTCGCCATTCTGTATTAGAAACAGGCACGATCTCTGCGGTTACAGAACAATCGAGTGCTTCTATTGAACAAATGACTTCAAGCTTACAAGAACAATCAACACGAGTAAGCAGTATTGCAAACAGTATTGATGAGTTAAAACAATTGATCGATATATTAAATCATTCATTGGATCAAAATAATGCTCTAGTAGAAAGTGACGAAATTGTGTCTGAAAAAGCTTCTTAATTTGTCAATAAACGGACAAAATGTATTCAGATTCATGCATGATTTCGACAAAATAATTACAGGAGTATCTACTTGCTTTCTGTAAAACAAAGATCAAAAAGTGTTGTAAAACGATTGAACAAACACTACTCATGTGGTTTTCACATACGAGTAGTGTTTTTTTTAGTGGTAATTATGCACGTTGGGTCTTTTGACCAGTTTCTTATTATAAGGATTGACTATTTCTGGAATATAGATGAATATATATGCATATAATTCCATTAATTGGTGCAAGGGATTATCGGCTGTACAGCACCATTTTTAGTTCATTATATTCTTCATCTGTAATCGTGCTTTACCTGATTCTCGCCACTCGATACATCTATATCTAGAAGGAGGAATTAGAATGCAGCAATCCCCGGTTTCTGTAGAGCAAATTATTACTATGATTAGTGAGGTAAAACAAGACCCTTCCTGTTTGACACGTCTAGACCGCGATTCTGATATTATTCACGATGCCGGACTGGATTCAATCCAATTGATTCATTTTATTTTACGTGTAGAAGATGACTTTAATGTCGAAATTGATTTTGAAGAGTTTGATATGGAGCATTTGGGCTCTATACAAGCGTTCTGCAATTTTGTGAGTCATGAGACAGGTCAAGACAATCTGACTGAAGAAAAGGTCAACACGTTATAAGCGCTTACATAAAAATTAAAGCGCTAACACTTATTAACCATAATTACACGCTTAGGTACTTATTCCAAACCGATTTTATCGAATACAGCTAACACATATTGATGTACAAATTGTGTACAAAATCACTTTTTCTGACACTTATCGGGCTTATGATGCTATGCGTCATCAGATTCAAGTATGCTTTGAACATTGAATTCAAAGGAAGAGGTGTTTTTTTTGCAACCAAGAAGCGAAGTAACCATTGACCGCAAAGAATTCCAACTGATCAAACGAACTGTTCGTAATGCAACTGTCTCTTACCGTAATCAGATTAAAGATCCGACATACAAAACGCCTATCCCTCAATCTCTAGGGATTAAATTAACCAACCGTTGTAATCTACGGTGTACACACTGTTTCCAATGGAATGAAGATGGATATCATCATCAAATGGATAAAGCGGAACAGAACATGGATTTGGATCCGGCTATTTTCAAACAACTGTTGGATGATACCAAAGAAGCTAAATCTCGCTTGTATCTATGGGGCGGAGAACCGATGTTCCACCGTCAATTTGGACAAATATTAGAATATATTCAAAATGATCGTCGTGAGATGACGATCTGTACTAATGGATTGCTGATCGACAAATTTTTGGAACCTATTTTGGATCTCTCTGAAAATTTAGAGTTACTTATTGCTGTTGAAGGATTTGAATATGAGCATAACCTGATTCGTGGTAAAGGCACATTTCAAAAAACAATGGCACAAATTGATCGCCTAGTTGAATTACGTGATCAAGGATTATACAAAGGCAGAATTTCTGTTCATGCGGTTATTAATGACAATATGATTGGACGTATGACTGAATTGCTAGAGTTTTTCGAATCGAAAAAGTTAGATCTAGTGATGCTGTGCTTCCCTTGGTATATTTCACGGGAAACATCGCTCAAAATGGATACGTATTTCTCAGAAAAATTCCAGTGGTTGCGTCAGTTGGATGAGCGTCATATCAGTAGCTGGCATGCATTTAAATATAAAATCAATCCAGATCGTATGGATGCATTGATGGAAGACTTGCATAAGATCAATGATCGTATCTGGAAAATCCGTGTTCGTTATCA contains:
- a CDS encoding radical SAM/SPASM domain-containing protein; this translates as MQPRSEVTIDRKEFQLIKRTVRNATVSYRNQIKDPTYKTPIPQSLGIKLTNRCNLRCTHCFQWNEDGYHHQMDKAEQNMDLDPAIFKQLLDDTKEAKSRLYLWGGEPMFHRQFGQILEYIQNDRREMTICTNGLLIDKFLEPILDLSENLELLIAVEGFEYEHNLIRGKGTFQKTMAQIDRLVELRDQGLYKGRISVHAVINDNMIGRMTELLEFFESKKLDLVMLCFPWYISRETSLKMDTYFSEKFQWLRQLDERHISSWHAFKYKINPDRMDALMEDLHKINDRIWKIRVRYQPGLDYDEIDKFIHGDEMTSRCSNHCLALTSRTDIVPDGSVMPCKFFSEFTVGNLKEKSLKEIWDSEEYENVRHIINKEGLTPACSKCSVLYLHGAGTVNSLDYI
- a CDS encoding amidase, which gives rise to MIDFPLQEARIRDLQQWMETGEQTSVSLTSLYMQRIAEIDQDGPMLRSVIELNPDAIYMATQMDQERAQGHVRSELHGIPVLIKDNINTGDHMHTSAGSLALADSFAPEDAFLVKQLRNAGAVILGKTNLTEMANFMAFNMQNGYSARGGQTLNPYGPGRLDVGGSSAGSGAAVAANLCAVAVGTETSGSILNPSGKNSLVGIKPTLGLISRTGIVPITYTQDTAGPMARNVEDAAILLSALTGKDEQDVSTQISPTPALDYTDYLDPEGLRGARIGINRAFEQQCSDEEKSIIEASIEAMYHAGAVIIEHTDLPEIVSEDMTVLLYEFKSALNSYLSTLGAHSRIRTLQDMIDYNHLHHQDALKYGQEILIKAQYETSGTLTEGKYIQARLNNWRQAREEGIDRLLQEHQLDAIFTPSWHTDAPAVGGYPAIIVPAGYRRDGMPFGISFMSTAYKEPDLIRIAYAFEKTVPARRSPML
- a CDS encoding acyl carrier protein, which produces MQQSPVSVEQIITMISEVKQDPSCLTRLDRDSDIIHDAGLDSIQLIHFILRVEDDFNVEIDFEEFDMEHLGSIQAFCNFVSHETGQDNLTEEKVNTL
- a CDS encoding methyl-accepting chemotaxis protein, which translates into the protein MNSVLTQNDKTKATPYERLASKLLLYTLAIILTSCVPIYGAMYFLHLVDLYAWLYLIVCVCILVPAAFFIFKKTNHLSIGKYLLTPLSFIACTTVIWVLPSQASWSAFLIYVTLSVVYLNMRVSIVATIYAVVLEAVLLLFDPIVTTISVLDIIVLVVVTIMVGSAGVSICILGQKMMSNLHQQKTQIDNLLQEVERSAQELTEFGGQLQRNAEDTDRIGKELNTGFNEIAKGIDSQASSIGEINTSMQNSETFIRNIGNTANHMTELAERTASLTRSGNEQVIRLREGVHEVGQTIDNTHAAMDTLRNYAQEISSVSQAIENIARQTNMLSFNAGIEASRAGEHGRGFAVIATEIRDLASEAQQSTVLITDILHRIHDQTEVVSGRIQQGKEAIDVIQLSAEQTESSFGDIMTEANTVSDRSVEIGGMIKELIEGIRHSVLETGTISAVTEQSSASIEQMTSSLQEQSTRVSSIANSIDELKQLIDILNHSLDQNNALVESDEIVSEKAS